In Xenorhabdus poinarii G6, the following are encoded in one genomic region:
- the cycA gene encoding D-serine/D-alanine/glycine transporter → MEEKIQPTHTPEAEDSHLQRGLTNRHIQLIAIGGAIGTGLFMGSGKTISLAGPSIIFVYMIIGFMLFFVMRAMGELLLSNLHYKSFSDFSADLLGPWAGFFVGWTYWFCWVITGIADIVAITAYVGYWVPHFPEWGTSLLCILVLLTLNLATVKLFGELEFWFAIIKIIAIVALIVTGGCLIGIHFQSPGGHVAALSNVWNDGGMFPMGLSGFFAGFQIAIFAFVGIELVGTAAAETKNPLKSLPKAINAIPIRIITFYVLALIVIMSVTPWRTIIADKSPFVELFILIGLPAAASIVNFVVLTSAASSANSGVFSTSRMLFGLSKEGDAPKQFSRLSRRSVPASGLIFTCLCLSCGVILIYLIPDVMRVFTLVTTVSAILFMFIWSMILCSYLVYRKRRPALHQASTYKMPFSNVMPWVCLAFFAFVLLLLSLQPDTRQALIATPAWFIILAIGFQVVKRRKARLTE, encoded by the coding sequence ATGGAAGAAAAAATACAACCCACTCATACGCCTGAAGCTGAAGATTCACACTTGCAGCGGGGACTCACCAATCGACATATACAGCTAATCGCCATTGGCGGTGCTATTGGGACTGGCCTGTTTATGGGATCAGGCAAAACTATTTCTCTGGCAGGGCCATCGATCATATTTGTTTATATGATCATCGGATTTATGCTGTTTTTCGTTATGCGGGCAATGGGAGAGTTATTACTTTCTAATTTGCACTATAAGTCGTTTAGTGATTTTTCCGCTGATTTACTGGGGCCGTGGGCGGGTTTTTTTGTGGGCTGGACATATTGGTTCTGTTGGGTGATTACGGGTATCGCAGATATTGTGGCTATCACGGCTTATGTCGGATACTGGGTACCTCACTTTCCAGAATGGGGAACCTCACTGCTGTGCATTCTGGTTCTGTTAACACTCAATCTTGCGACAGTAAAACTGTTTGGGGAACTGGAGTTCTGGTTTGCCATCATTAAAATTATTGCGATTGTCGCCCTGATTGTCACGGGGGGATGTCTGATTGGCATCCATTTTCAATCTCCGGGCGGACACGTTGCTGCACTTTCTAATGTCTGGAATGATGGCGGTATGTTCCCCATGGGATTAAGTGGCTTTTTTGCCGGATTCCAGATAGCGATATTTGCGTTTGTCGGGATTGAACTCGTGGGAACGGCAGCGGCAGAAACCAAAAACCCCTTGAAATCTTTACCAAAAGCCATTAATGCTATTCCCATTCGTATTATTACATTTTATGTTTTGGCGCTGATTGTGATCATGTCAGTGACGCCGTGGCGAACTATCATTGCGGATAAAAGCCCTTTTGTCGAGTTATTCATTTTGATCGGCTTACCGGCTGCTGCCAGCATTGTGAATTTTGTGGTGCTGACTTCTGCCGCATCTTCGGCAAACAGCGGTGTGTTTTCGACCAGTCGGATGTTGTTTGGCTTATCGAAAGAGGGCGATGCACCAAAACAGTTTAGTCGCCTTTCTCGCCGTTCAGTTCCGGCATCGGGGTTAATTTTTACGTGTTTGTGTCTCTCTTGTGGGGTCATTTTGATCTATTTGATCCCTGATGTGATGCGGGTTTTTACTCTAGTAACCACTGTTTCTGCTATTTTGTTTATGTTTATTTGGAGCATGATTTTGTGTTCCTATCTGGTGTATAGAAAACGTCGTCCGGCGTTACATCAGGCTTCGACGTACAAAATGCCATTCAGTAATGTGATGCCTTGGGTATGTCTGGCTTTTTTTGCGTTTGTTTTGCTACTGCTTTCTTTGCAGCCGGATACTCGTCAAGCCTTAATCGCGACACCCGCTTGGTTTATTATTTTGGCGATTGGGTTTCAGGTTGTGAAAAGACGTAAAGCGCGTCTTACTGAGTGA
- the putP gene encoding sodium/proline symporter PutP, with product MTVNSPMLITFIIYIAAMLLIGFIAYRSTKNFDDYILGGRRLGSVVTALSAGASDMSGWLLMGLPGAIFFSGISESWIALGLLLGAYLNWRWVAGRLRVHTEVNNNALTLPDYFTHRFEDKNKILRIISALVILIFFTIYCASGVVAGGLLFENTFGISYEKAIWLGALATIAYTFLGGFLAVSWTDTVQASLMIFALILVPVLILFKVGGLDTAINIIEAKNPAYLDMFKGLNIIAIISLLGWGFGYFGQPHILARFMAADSHQTIHKARRISMTWMLLCLGGTVAVGFLGIAYFQLNPGQAGAVLQNRERIFIELGVILFNPWVTGVLLSAVLAAVMSTLSCQLLVCSSALTEDFYKAFIRTKASQKELVWVGRMMVLLVAIIAIVIATNPNNKVLSLVSNAWAGFGAAFGPVVLISVLWKRMTRNGALAGMLVGAITVLVWMEFRWFALYEIIPGFIFATMAIIVVSLLGKAPSQSVQQRFVDAEAHYKTK from the coding sequence ATGACAGTAAATTCACCAATGCTCATTACTTTCATTATCTACATCGCCGCGATGTTGCTGATAGGATTTATCGCGTATCGCTCCACCAAAAATTTTGATGACTATATATTGGGTGGTCGACGATTAGGCAGTGTGGTAACAGCATTATCTGCTGGCGCTTCTGATATGAGTGGCTGGTTATTGATGGGGTTGCCAGGGGCAATTTTTTTCTCAGGTATATCAGAAAGCTGGATCGCGTTAGGTCTGTTGCTGGGTGCATATTTGAATTGGCGATGGGTCGCTGGCCGGTTGCGCGTGCATACTGAGGTCAATAATAACGCATTAACGTTACCAGACTATTTCACTCATCGCTTTGAAGACAAAAACAAAATTCTGCGTATTATTTCCGCACTGGTTATTCTGATTTTCTTTACGATTTATTGTGCTTCAGGTGTCGTTGCGGGTGGCTTGCTATTTGAAAATACCTTTGGTATCAGCTATGAAAAAGCGATTTGGCTTGGTGCATTAGCAACGATTGCCTACACGTTCCTTGGTGGTTTTTTAGCGGTAAGTTGGACGGACACCGTTCAGGCATCTTTGATGATCTTTGCATTGATTCTGGTACCGGTGCTTATCCTATTCAAAGTGGGTGGCCTCGATACTGCCATCAATATTATTGAAGCCAAAAATCCGGCCTATTTGGATATGTTCAAGGGGCTGAATATCATTGCGATTATTTCCCTGCTGGGCTGGGGGTTTGGTTATTTTGGCCAGCCCCATATTTTAGCACGTTTTATGGCGGCAGATTCACACCAGACGATTCACAAAGCACGCCGTATTAGTATGACGTGGATGCTGTTGTGTTTAGGCGGAACGGTTGCGGTTGGCTTCTTGGGGATTGCCTATTTTCAGTTAAATCCGGGGCAGGCGGGGGCAGTATTACAGAATCGCGAACGTATCTTTATTGAACTGGGGGTCATCTTATTCAACCCGTGGGTCACTGGTGTGTTGTTATCTGCGGTGCTGGCGGCGGTGATGAGTACGTTAAGTTGTCAGTTGTTGGTTTGCTCCAGTGCGCTGACCGAAGATTTCTATAAAGCATTTATACGAACGAAAGCCAGCCAGAAAGAATTGGTATGGGTGGGTCGTATGATGGTCTTGCTGGTGGCCATCATTGCGATTGTGATCGCAACTAACCCAAACAATAAAGTCTTGTCACTGGTCAGTAATGCCTGGGCAGGATTTGGTGCGGCGTTTGGCCCTGTAGTTCTGATCTCCGTACTCTGGAAGCGAATGACCCGCAATGGTGCATTGGCGGGCATGTTGGTGGGTGCTATCACCGTTCTGGTTTGGATGGAATTCCGTTGGTTTGCGCTTTACGAAATCATCCCCGGCTTTATTTTCGCGACAATGGCGATTATTGTGGTAAGTTTATTGGGGAAAGCCCCAAGTCAATCGGTCCAACAGCGTTTTGTTGACGCCGAAGCGCATTATAAGACCAAATAA
- the putA gene encoding trifunctional transcriptional regulator/proline dehydrogenase/L-glutamate gamma-semialdehyde dehydrogenase, translating to MGSTTMGVKLDEATRNRIKTAAQRIERTPHWLIKQAIFNYLERLENAENIPEISAGQDNKEEKISEVESPIEVPYQPFLDFAEHILPQSVKRSAITAAYRLPETQAVPMLLQRAQLSEEQTQATHQLAYAIAEKLRQQKPGMGRSGLVQGLLQEFSLSSQEGVALMCLAEALLRIPDKATRDALIRDKISNGNWHSHLGQSPSLFVNAATWGLLFTGKLVSTHNEAKLSKSLNRIIGKSGEPLVRKGVDMAMRLMGEQFVTGETIAQALANARKLEEKGFRYSYDMLGEAALTEKDAQDYLVSYQQAIHAIGKASNGRGIYEGPGISIKLSALHPRYSRAQYERVMDELYPRLLALTLQARQYDIGINIDAEEADRLEISLDLLEKLCFEPKLAGWNGIGFVIQAYQKRCPFVIDSIIDLAQRSRHRLMIRLVKGAYWDSEIKRAQVDGLEGYPVYTRKVYTDVSYLACARKLLAVPNLIYPQFATHNAHTLSAIYHLAGQNYYPGQYEFQCLHGMGEPLYEQVVGKIAEGKLNRPCRIYAPVGTHETLLAYLVRRLLENGANTSFVNRIADTSLPIDELVADPVNIVQQLAQTEGQIGLPHPKIPLPRDLYGKHRVNSSGLDLSNEHRLASLSSALLSSSMEIWHCEPLLGGNIQPTGDLPAAKPVNNPARSTDIVGYVRETTEAEISHALDTATEASTIWFATPPAERAAILVRAAELMENNLQALLGILVREAGKTFNNAIAEVRETVDFLHYYAAQVRQDFANDTHRPLGPVVCISPWNFPLAIFTGQIAAALAAGNSVLAKPAEQTPLIAAVAVKMLHQAGIPRDVLQLLPGQGETVGASLIGDERVRGVMFTGSTDVASLLQRNIAGRLDAQGRPTPLIAETGGLNAMIVDSSALTEQVVTDVIASAFDSAGQRCSALRILCIQEDVAERTMTMLKGAMAECRMGNPEHLATDIGPVIDAEAKAGIERHIQTMRTKGRTIYQAAYENAADSQGSSQGTFVKPTLIELESFDELQKEIFGPVLHVVRFKRRELDKLLDQINASGYGLTLGVHTRIDETIAQVTSKAKVGNLYVNRNMVGAVVGVQPFGGEGLSGTGPKAGGPLYLYRLLSQRPLQAAAQTLERQDTEYELDTRVRTALHSPLCKLADWANEQNNAALHQVIQEYRLLAQGGTVRVLPGPTGERNSYTLLPRGHVLCLADNEQDVLVQLAAVLSVGCQAIWEQDELHQELQRQLPAEIRQHIRWVNNWQNEETAIEAVIYHGDGDQLRQVCEAIAQRQGPIISVQGFARGETNLLLERLLHERSLSVNTAAAGGNASLMTIG from the coding sequence ATGGGTAGCACCACTATGGGCGTGAAGCTCGATGAAGCAACGCGTAATCGAATTAAAACGGCCGCACAACGCATTGAACGCACACCACACTGGCTCATTAAACAAGCCATTTTTAATTATCTTGAACGTCTGGAAAATGCGGAAAATATTCCAGAAATATCAGCAGGTCAGGATAACAAAGAAGAAAAGATTTCCGAAGTAGAATCACCGATAGAAGTGCCTTATCAGCCATTTTTAGATTTTGCCGAACATATTTTACCCCAATCGGTGAAACGTTCTGCAATTACTGCGGCTTATCGTCTACCCGAAACTCAGGCCGTGCCAATGCTACTGCAACGTGCACAATTATCTGAAGAGCAGACCCAAGCAACCCATCAGCTCGCCTATGCCATCGCCGAAAAACTGCGCCAGCAAAAACCGGGCATGGGCCGTTCAGGTTTAGTGCAGGGATTATTGCAAGAATTTTCACTCTCTTCGCAGGAAGGTGTCGCGCTGATGTGCCTTGCCGAAGCCCTGCTACGTATCCCCGATAAAGCCACCCGTGATGCGTTGATCCGCGATAAAATCAGTAACGGCAACTGGCATTCCCATCTCGGCCAGAGTCCTTCCCTGTTTGTGAATGCGGCAACATGGGGATTGCTGTTCACTGGCAAGCTGGTGTCTACCCATAATGAAGCCAAGTTATCTAAATCATTAAATCGTATCATCGGCAAAAGCGGCGAGCCATTAGTGCGTAAAGGGGTAGATATGGCCATGCGCTTAATGGGGGAACAATTTGTTACCGGAGAAACCATCGCGCAAGCACTTGCCAATGCCCGCAAACTGGAGGAAAAAGGCTTCCGTTATTCCTATGACATGCTCGGCGAAGCGGCATTGACGGAAAAAGATGCCCAGGATTATCTGGTTTCCTATCAACAAGCGATTCACGCTATTGGAAAAGCATCGAATGGTCGGGGAATTTATGAAGGGCCGGGAATTTCCATCAAACTTTCAGCCCTGCATCCTCGTTACAGCCGTGCCCAATATGAACGAGTTATGGATGAACTCTATCCTCGCCTGCTGGCTCTGACGCTACAGGCGCGTCAATATGACATCGGTATTAATATTGATGCCGAAGAAGCTGATCGCCTGGAAATCTCCCTCGATTTGCTGGAAAAACTGTGTTTCGAACCCAAACTGGCCGGCTGGAATGGCATTGGTTTTGTCATTCAGGCTTACCAGAAACGTTGTCCTTTTGTCATTGACAGCATCATTGATTTGGCACAACGCAGCCGTCACCGCTTGATGATCCGTCTGGTGAAAGGCGCTTATTGGGATAGCGAAATCAAACGTGCCCAGGTTGATGGGCTGGAAGGTTATCCGGTGTATACCCGCAAAGTCTATACCGATGTTTCTTACCTCGCCTGCGCCCGCAAATTGCTTGCTGTGCCTAATTTAATATACCCCCAATTTGCAACCCATAACGCCCATACCTTATCGGCCATTTATCATCTGGCCGGACAAAACTACTATCCGGGGCAATATGAATTCCAGTGTCTGCATGGCATGGGTGAGCCACTTTATGAGCAAGTTGTCGGTAAGATCGCAGAAGGCAAACTCAACCGTCCATGTCGTATCTACGCGCCTGTGGGGACACACGAAACGCTGCTGGCTTATCTGGTACGCCGTCTGCTGGAAAATGGGGCCAATACTTCATTTGTCAACCGAATCGCAGACACATCCCTGCCAATTGATGAACTGGTCGCGGATCCGGTCAATATCGTCCAGCAATTAGCTCAGACCGAAGGGCAAATCGGCTTGCCACATCCGAAGATCCCGCTACCCCGTGATTTATACGGCAAACACCGGGTGAACTCATCCGGGCTGGATCTTTCCAATGAGCACCGTCTGGCTTCTCTTTCCAGCGCCCTGCTCAGCTCGTCAATGGAAATATGGCACTGTGAGCCGCTGTTGGGGGGGAATATCCAACCCACCGGGGATCTGCCCGCTGCTAAGCCGGTTAATAACCCGGCCAGATCTACCGATATCGTGGGTTATGTCCGTGAAACCACTGAAGCGGAAATCAGCCATGCGCTGGATACGGCTACAGAGGCCAGTACCATCTGGTTCGCCACCCCTCCCGCCGAACGAGCGGCAATTTTAGTGCGTGCGGCAGAGTTGATGGAAAATAATCTGCAAGCGTTGCTCGGCATTCTGGTCCGTGAAGCCGGTAAAACATTCAACAATGCCATTGCTGAAGTCCGTGAAACCGTGGATTTTCTCCATTATTACGCGGCACAAGTGCGTCAGGATTTCGCCAATGATACCCATCGCCCACTAGGGCCTGTCGTGTGTATCAGCCCGTGGAACTTTCCTCTGGCCATTTTCACCGGTCAAATCGCCGCTGCATTGGCAGCCGGCAATAGTGTACTGGCAAAACCGGCGGAACAAACGCCACTGATTGCTGCCGTTGCGGTGAAAATGTTGCATCAGGCAGGTATTCCGCGTGATGTATTGCAATTATTGCCCGGACAAGGCGAAACAGTGGGCGCATCCCTGATCGGTGATGAACGTGTACGCGGTGTCATGTTTACAGGCTCTACCGACGTTGCCAGCTTGTTGCAACGCAATATTGCCGGGCGCCTTGATGCTCAAGGGCGTCCAACACCGCTGATCGCCGAAACCGGTGGCTTGAATGCGATGATTGTCGATTCTTCCGCGTTGACGGAACAGGTTGTCACCGATGTTATCGCCTCCGCCTTTGATAGTGCGGGTCAGCGTTGCTCTGCCCTGCGCATCCTGTGTATTCAAGAAGATGTGGCTGAACGCACCATGACCATGCTAAAAGGCGCAATGGCGGAGTGCCGGATGGGAAATCCTGAACACTTAGCGACGGATATTGGCCCGGTCATCGATGCCGAGGCCAAAGCCGGGATTGAGCGCCATATCCAAACTATGCGCACCAAAGGCCGAACCATTTATCAGGCGGCCTACGAAAATGCAGCGGACAGCCAGGGATCATCACAAGGCACTTTCGTTAAACCCACGCTGATTGAGCTGGAAAGTTTTGATGAATTGCAGAAAGAAATTTTTGGCCCGGTTCTGCATGTCGTCCGCTTCAAGCGCCGTGAGTTAGATAAGCTGCTGGATCAGATTAACGCTTCGGGTTATGGCTTAACGTTGGGTGTTCACACGCGCATCGATGAGACGATTGCTCAAGTCACCAGTAAAGCGAAAGTCGGCAACTTATATGTCAACCGTAATATGGTTGGCGCGGTTGTTGGTGTGCAGCCATTTGGGGGCGAAGGTCTGTCAGGCACCGGGCCGAAAGCCGGAGGGCCACTGTATCTGTATCGTTTACTGTCACAGCGCCCTCTTCAGGCCGCCGCTCAGACACTGGAAAGGCAGGATACAGAATATGAGCTTGATACCCGGGTCCGTACCGCTTTACATTCACCGCTTTGCAAACTGGCTGATTGGGCCAATGAGCAAAATAATGCAGCATTACATCAGGTCATTCAGGAATACCGTTTACTGGCACAAGGCGGAACAGTACGCGTACTGCCCGGCCCAACCGGAGAACGCAATAGCTATACCCTTTTGCCGCGCGGTCATGTTCTGTGCCTTGCCGATAACGAACAAGATGTCTTAGTGCAATTAGCGGCGGTACTGTCTGTCGGCTGTCAGGCTATTTGGGAACAAGATGAACTACACCAGGAGCTGCAACGCCAGTTACCGGCTGAAATTCGTCAGCATATCCGTTGGGTTAACAATTGGCAGAATGAAGAGACAGCAATAGAAGCAGTTATTTATCATGGCGATGGCGATCAGTTACGTCAGGTCTGTGAAGCGATTGCACAACGTCAGGGGCCAATTATTTCCGTTCAGGGATTTGCCCGGGGTGAAACCAACTTACTACTGGAGCGGTTACTGCATGAACGATCATTAAGTGTGAATACGGCAGCCGCAGGCGGTAATGCCAGTTTAATGACGATCGGTTAA
- the fliZ gene encoding flagella biosynthesis regulatory protein FliZ, which translates to MSVTTQKKRPLSRYIKDYKHSQTHCLHCHKTLDRISLVFNGQVVNKEAISEMTELVDDKTWSELQGKFVALCRFCSEIYCNSQTDHFDIMAFKQYLFEQTEMSHSTVREYVVRLRRLDELLTSSNYPTGEFKPEAIQEKLSEKLSQSAFSNYNIALRKYEQYLSWQQNGY; encoded by the coding sequence ATGTCTGTTACAACACAAAAGAAACGGCCTCTTAGCCGTTATATCAAAGACTATAAACATAGTCAGACTCATTGTCTGCACTGTCATAAAACACTTGATCGTATTTCACTTGTTTTTAATGGTCAGGTCGTCAATAAAGAAGCCATTTCTGAGATGACTGAATTGGTGGATGACAAAACCTGGAGTGAGTTACAGGGTAAATTTGTCGCGCTGTGCCGCTTTTGTAGTGAAATCTATTGCAATAGCCAGACGGATCATTTTGACATTATGGCATTTAAGCAATACCTGTTTGAGCAAACCGAAATGAGTCATAGTACTGTGCGTGAGTATGTGGTTCGTTTAAGGCGTTTAGATGAATTGCTGACATCCAGTAATTATCCGACGGGTGAGTTTAAGCCGGAAGCCATTCAGGAAAAACTCAGCGAGAAGTTATCTCAATCTGCTTTCAGTAATTACAATATTGCCCTGCGTAAATATGAGCAATATCTGAGCTGGCAGCAAAACGGTTATTGA
- a CDS encoding RNA polymerase sigma factor FliA, producing the protein MSDLYTAEGVMDKNSLWKRYVPLVRHEALRLQVRLPASVELDDLLQAGGIGLLNAVERFDSLQGTAFTTYAVQRIRGAMLDELRSRDWAPRSVRRNAREVTQTIRKLEQALGRPASEQEVAKELKINLIEYRQILLDTNNSQLFSYDEWREIHGENCEPVMGEEHETNPLQQLLEGDLRQRVIEVIESLPEREKVVLTLYYQEELNLKEIGAVLNVGESRVSQLHSQAIKRLKARLEPEK; encoded by the coding sequence GTGAGCGATTTGTATACCGCCGAAGGCGTGATGGACAAAAATAGCCTCTGGAAGCGCTATGTACCACTGGTTCGCCATGAAGCATTGAGGCTACAGGTCAGGTTACCCGCCAGTGTCGAACTCGATGATTTGCTTCAGGCCGGTGGTATCGGCTTACTGAATGCGGTGGAGCGGTTTGATTCCTTGCAGGGAACGGCTTTTACCACCTATGCGGTGCAGCGCATCAGAGGTGCAATGTTGGATGAGTTGAGGAGTCGCGATTGGGCTCCGCGTAGTGTGCGGCGTAACGCACGTGAAGTCACGCAGACCATCCGTAAACTTGAGCAAGCGTTAGGTCGTCCGGCCAGTGAGCAGGAAGTTGCTAAAGAATTAAAGATAAATCTGATAGAATATCGGCAAATACTGTTAGATACCAATAACAGTCAACTGTTCTCTTATGACGAATGGCGCGAAATTCATGGTGAAAATTGTGAACCCGTGATGGGGGAAGAGCATGAAACCAATCCTCTCCAACAATTACTGGAAGGCGATCTTCGTCAGCGGGTCATTGAGGTGATTGAATCATTGCCTGAACGGGAAAAGGTCGTGCTGACGCTGTACTATCAGGAAGAGCTAAATCTTAAAGAGATCGGCGCAGTGCTTAATGTGGGGGAATCTCGTGTAAGCCAGCTTCACAGTCAGGCAATAAAAAGGCTGAAAGCGCGTCTGGAACCAGAAAAGTAA
- a CDS encoding flagellin FliC: MASVINTNYSSLLAQNNLTRSQGTLNSAIERLSSGLRINSAKDDAAGQAIANRFTANIKGLSQASRNANDGISIAQTTEGALNEINNNLQRVRELAVQAQNGSNSDSDLNSIQNEVKQRLEEIDRISEQTQFNGVKVLSKDAKIKIQVGANDREIIEIDLKKINSSELKLGKFDVTDVAQHSITGDKVTQVDGVKPASGNAPKVDVDYDDAKTALKLTDTQAYQRMNEKTGKPVAGQYVLEGKDDKGEIKQYAATIGTDGKVVAGAAIEDKSPLKTLDNALAKVDDLRSSLGAVQNRLESTVNNLSNTVTNLSAAKSRIEDADYATEVSNMSRGQILQQAGTSVLAQANQIPQTVMSLLR, translated from the coding sequence ATGGCATCAGTCATTAATACTAACTATTCATCTCTGTTGGCTCAGAACAACCTGACCCGTTCTCAAGGCACGTTAAATTCTGCTATTGAGCGTCTGTCCTCGGGTTTACGTATTAACAGCGCGAAGGATGACGCTGCTGGTCAAGCGATTGCCAACCGTTTCACGGCTAACATCAAAGGTCTGTCTCAGGCTTCCCGTAATGCAAACGACGGTATCTCCATTGCTCAGACTACCGAAGGTGCGCTGAACGAAATTAATAACAACCTGCAACGTGTTCGTGAACTGGCTGTTCAGGCACAAAACGGCAGCAACTCTGATAGCGATCTGAATTCTATTCAGAACGAAGTTAAACAACGTTTGGAGGAGATTGATCGTATTTCAGAACAGACTCAGTTCAATGGTGTAAAAGTATTGAGCAAAGATGCTAAAATAAAAATTCAGGTCGGTGCTAATGATAGAGAAATTATCGAAATCGATCTGAAAAAAATTAATAGCAGCGAATTGAAATTGGGCAAATTTGATGTGACTGATGTGGCACAACATTCAATTACGGGCGATAAGGTTACCCAAGTTGATGGGGTAAAACCTGCTTCTGGTAATGCTCCTAAGGTTGATGTGGATTATGACGATGCTAAAACAGCCTTGAAACTAACAGATACTCAAGCATATCAACGTATGAATGAGAAGACAGGTAAGCCTGTAGCTGGTCAGTATGTGTTGGAAGGTAAAGACGATAAAGGCGAAATCAAACAATACGCAGCAACAATTGGAACGGATGGTAAGGTAGTAGCTGGTGCTGCTATTGAGGACAAAAGTCCACTGAAAACGCTGGATAATGCGCTTGCCAAAGTCGACGACCTGCGCAGCTCTTTGGGTGCAGTCCAAAACCGTCTGGAATCCACCGTTAACAACCTGAGCAATACTGTGACCAACCTGAGTGCGGCGAAAAGCCGTATCGAAGACGCTGACTACGCAACCGAAGTGTCCAACATGAGCCGTGGCCAGATCCTGCAACAAGCAGGTACTTCTGTGCTGGCTCAGGCAAACCAAATCCCACAAACCGTGATGTCTCTGCTGCGTTAA
- the fliD gene encoding flagellar filament capping protein FliD — MARISALGAGGMSNLASVLDQLQAAEKTRLEPPKQQQTSYKAKLTGFGTLKGSLEKLKSASEELKKFDKLNTTKTSADHKTFTPSTDSKASPGNYEIEVQQLAKAQSLQSPPVADVKSLQGATLGEGKTRTIVITQPGKDPGKDKEPMRITLKDHETSLVEIREAINRQEGNVNASIFKANDNKNYLLLTARKAGTESVMTITVEGDSQLANLLSYPPDGKGGGSGAMTQSVAAANAKLTVNGLAIERQTNEIKDAPEGVTLNLNKVSEKAEIEIDGKTVKQTKAETLVVSRDIEPMKEAIKKWVDAYNATQGTFDSLTKFKPVAKGEDASKDNGVLLGDNTLRGIENQLRHQLLSAQNVTGIATLNKLGIKQKLDGTLEISNEKLEKMLKEKPANVKAFFMGDGEKTGFATQTYNMLKKTLDSHEGTIATATEGINKSLKTIERQMEQINRSIDTTVERYKRQFTELDKAVNALNNSGGSLLSLFQHLK, encoded by the coding sequence ATGGCGAGAATTTCCGCATTAGGGGCCGGAGGGATGAGTAATCTGGCATCGGTACTGGATCAGCTTCAGGCCGCAGAAAAAACCCGTTTAGAACCACCAAAACAACAACAAACCAGCTATAAAGCCAAACTCACCGGTTTTGGCACATTAAAAGGCAGTCTGGAAAAATTAAAGAGCGCCTCTGAAGAATTAAAAAAATTCGATAAGCTCAATACCACCAAAACCAGTGCAGATCATAAAACCTTTACCCCCAGTACGGATTCTAAAGCCAGCCCGGGTAACTATGAGATTGAAGTCCAGCAGCTGGCAAAGGCGCAGTCGCTGCAATCCCCACCCGTGGCTGATGTCAAATCGCTGCAGGGTGCAACATTGGGCGAGGGGAAAACCCGTACCATCGTTATCACGCAACCGGGTAAAGACCCGGGTAAAGACAAAGAGCCGATGCGTATCACGCTGAAAGATCATGAAACGTCTCTGGTTGAGATCCGTGAAGCCATCAATAGGCAAGAAGGCAACGTTAACGCCAGCATTTTTAAAGCAAACGATAATAAAAACTATCTGCTGCTGACGGCGAGAAAAGCCGGTACTGAATCCGTCATGACCATCACCGTTGAAGGTGACAGTCAACTGGCCAATCTGCTGAGCTATCCACCTGATGGCAAAGGTGGCGGCTCGGGTGCAATGACTCAATCGGTGGCCGCAGCCAACGCGAAATTAACCGTGAATGGTCTCGCGATTGAACGCCAAACCAATGAGATAAAAGATGCCCCCGAAGGGGTTACGCTCAATCTGAACAAGGTTTCAGAAAAAGCAGAAATTGAAATTGATGGCAAAACCGTCAAACAAACCAAAGCAGAGACGCTGGTCGTTTCCCGCGATATCGAGCCAATGAAAGAGGCGATTAAAAAGTGGGTCGATGCGTATAATGCAACACAGGGCACCTTTGATTCACTGACCAAATTTAAACCCGTTGCCAAAGGTGAAGACGCTTCAAAAGACAATGGTGTCCTGCTCGGTGACAACACATTAAGAGGCATAGAGAATCAGTTGAGACACCAACTGCTCTCCGCCCAAAATGTGACGGGTATTGCCACCTTGAACAAATTGGGGATCAAGCAAAAATTGGATGGCACTCTTGAAATCAGCAATGAAAAACTGGAAAAAATGCTGAAAGAAAAACCAGCCAACGTTAAAGCTTTCTTTATGGGAGATGGTGAAAAAACCGGTTTCGCGACCCAGACCTATAATATGTTGAAGAAAACGCTGGATAGCCATGAAGGGACTATTGCCACCGCCACCGAAGGGATCAACAAGAGTCTGAAAACCATTGAGAGGCAGATGGAACAGATAAACAGAAGTATTGATACAACCGTAGAACGCTATAAACGACAGTTTACCGAATTAGACAAAGCGGTTAATGCCTTGAATAATTCAGGTGGCTCCCTATTATCCCTATTCCAGCATTTAAAATAA